In Phycisphaerae bacterium RAS2, the DNA window TTCGCGACGATTTTCGCGACAAACTGCCGGCACTGAAAACACAGGACATCGAACGAATCACGGGCTTATCCGGCGTGCGATTCGCCGGCGCGCAGGATGCGAATGGCGGGTACTTCGCTGTGACGGCAGGCGCATCGACCGACAAGCCCGGCTACCGGGCACTCGACGGCGCGTGGGACTCGGCGCGCGATCGCGATGTCGTCGTCAACAACGTGATGGACTGGATGCGTGAATCGTGCTGCTTGCTGCCATACGAAAAGGGCGGCAACCGCGCGCTGCTGTTCGTGAAGCCTGAAGCCGTGGAGGTCTTCGCGCGCTTGTTGGCCGAGCCGGCCGAAGCACGGGCCGTATTTGGTGATCGGACGATCTGGCAGCGAGCCATGGGCTATGTTTACGCGCCGGCCGCAGCGAGCGAGCGGCTGGTCTTTGTGTTCGATATCGGTGTCGGACCGCCTTCGGGCTGGCCTGCCGACGAAGAGAATCTTCTGGACCCCATCCCGCCGGTGTTCGTCCCCAATCCCGCGAAGGCGAAATCGAGCCTGGTTGGGCCGCCCGTAACGGTACCGACCGCAGCGCCGCCGGCGTCGCCTGTTTCGCAATGAGTACAGCCGTACAGCCCATCTGCCCGCAGGTTTTGCCGCGTTCGCAGCGCGTGGCGCTGGCGTCGCGGTGCGCGGTGGCGCGTCGTGTCGTGGTTTTAGCGGTGCATCACGAAGATTCGATTGGTCCGCGGCTGCTTGGCGGGGCGGAAAAGTACCTCTTGAACACGATTGACGCGTTGTTGGAGGCAGGCGCGAGTGTTCAGGTCGCATTCAGCGGGGCCAACATTTATCTGCCGCTCCTTTCGCACTGGGGACCGTTTCGATTGCGCGTGGAAAACGTGAATTGGATCGACGCGGAACTGCACGGCGACGACGTCGACGATCCCGCGACAATTACCGCCAGAATGGACTGGCTGGCGTCGACGCAAGCCGCGACCGTTTTCGTGGTTCAACAGGCGTCGGGGGCCGCGTTTCGCGCGTCAATCATTGCCGCGAGGTTTCTGGGGTTGCGCGTCGTGCAATCGATTCGCCAGCCGCCGTCGCCGCTGGCCGGTGCAGGATTGCTCGGGTCGCTTGCGCCATGGCGACGTCGCGCGATGGCGCGCGTGCGAACGGCCGCCGGGGCGTGCGACGCGATCATCTTCAACAGTCAGCGCGTTCGGGATGAATACGTGCACATGTATCGCCTGCCGGCGCGCCGTTGCCGAGTCATCCACAATGGCGAATGCGTTCGCCCGCAGCCACCCGTTGCGAGCAATGGCCGGCGACTGGCGGTGGTCGGACGGCTAACGCATGCCAAGGGAGCAGATCTCGCGCTGGACGCCTTTAAGCAGATTGCCGGCCGTTATCCTGATGCGACGCTGACGTATTTTGGCGACGGGCCGCTGCGAGCGGATTTGGCGGCACGGGCGAGCGATGCGGGATTGAGCACCCGTGTGAATTTGGTGGGATACGAATCCAATCGCGACCGGATGTATGCATCAATGGATGTTTGCGTGCTCGCATCGCGCCGCGAGTCGATGTCGAACGCGACACTGGAAGCGATGGCGTGGGGCATCGCATGCATCACGACGGATGTCGGCGGACAATCGGAATTGGTCGACGCGGGCACGACGGGCTGGGTGACTCCCCCGGACGATGTCGTGGCGCTGGCCGTCGCAATGGACGAGGCACTGGCGGACCCCCGCCAAGCCGCGGAGCGAGGGGAGGCAGCGCGCCGGCAAGTTGCCGCGAACTTCGAGCGCAATCGCCAGCGAAGATTGACAGTGGCCTGCGTACTGGGATTGCCCGATTCGATTGTTTGAGCCATTGGCGACCCCCCGGCCTTCCTCAAGAACCGTTCAAACCGGCAGGGGCTGGGAGATCGGGCCGGGCGCGCTTCGCGATGGCGAAGTGCCGTTGTGCCTCGTCGCGACGCCCTTCTCGGGCAAGAATGCTCGCGAGGTGGTAATGGCCGATGGCGTGGTCGGGTTGCATTCGTATTGCCTCGTTGAGGTCCTGCCGCGCCCGTTCGATCTGGCCGCCCTGCAAGAAGACATTTGCACGATTGACAAGGGCATCCACGTATTTCGGATCGAGCCGGAGAGTCTCGCCGAAGGCCGCGACGGCCTCATCCGGACGGCGAAGCCTGAACAGCGCATTCCCCATGTTGTAATGCGCGTCGGGCAGATCGGGCCGTAGCTCCGTGGCCTTTTTCTGGCAGTCCAGCGCCTCCTGCGCTCGACCAAGCTCCAACAGGACGCTGCCGAGGTTGTTCCACGCAAAGGGGTTGCTGGGGTTCGACTCGACGGATGCGCGAAGGTGCGGCTCGGCTTCTCGCGAACGGCCGACGCGTTGAAGGATCGCGCCAATGTTGCTTTGAGCCTTTGGAAAGTCGGGTCGTAGCGCGAGCGCCTGTGCGTAGTAGTCAATGGCGCGAGGGTAATCACCCTTCAGCGTCCAGGCCTTGGCGAGATTGGAGAGCACATCGGGTCGATCGTAGCAATCGGGATGGGACAGCGCCTCGGAGTAGCAGGCAATCGCATCGTCGAGCTTCCCCTGTCGCTGGTATTCTGCACCAAGATTGTTTCGGGCCATCGTCGCGTCGGGATTCTTCTTGAGGGTATCCACCCAGAGCGTGACCAGATCGTGGTACGCGCCGCACTGTCGAAAGGTCAGCAGCCCAAGAACGAGGCACGCAAGGCCGGTCGCGGCGACGCCCGCCATCGGGAGAGACTTCGAGCGACGAATGAGCAACGCCAAGCCGGCGCAGATGAAGGCAATCGGCCCGATGCTCGCGAGATATTGAAAGTGGTCCGCTACGAATGAGTAACGCATCGGAAAGACGCTGACGAAGCCCAGGGCGGGAAAGAGAGTCCCGCCGAAGAACAACGCCGCCGTCAGAGGGCCTCGTCCGGCTCGACGCACGAAAAACACAAGGAACCCCACCAGCAGCACCGCTGCAATGGGGAACATCCACTGCAACGCGCTCGTCGCATCGAGTTGCCAGCGCGGATAGATGAACGTCAACGGATGCGGGCACAGCAGCTTGCCGAGATAGAACCAGACAGCACGCCCGGCAATCAATACGCGCTGGGCCGCGGAGAAATCCAGGTCAATGAACTTCGTGCCGACATGATGCGTCTCAACCCATGCTGTCACGCGCCCGGCAGCGGCTCCCAGTGCAAACATGGGCAACACGGCGATGACGTTTCGCCGAACAATGCGACCGGTCTTCCACCAATAGACGAGCAGCAGAGCAGCGGGAAGGGTCGCGGTGACCGTCTTGCTCAACAGCGCAAAAACGAAGCATGCCAGCGAGAAGAGATAGTACGTCCAGTTGGGGACCGGCACTTGCCGGTCGCCCTCTGATGATCGATCCGCGCGGGCATCGTCAGATCGCAATTCGGGAATACGCGCCGCGGATTCACTGCCCGCATCGAACGGCGAGTAGCGCATGAAGCACCACGCCGCGAGCATGTAGAAAAAACCCGAGAGGACATTCTTTCGCTCGGTGATCCACGCGACGGACTCCACATGCACCGGGTGCAGTGCGAAGACGAGAGCGGCGGCCACGGCGCCGGGGACTTGTAGTTCGCGGAGAATACGCCACAGCATCCACGTTGTCGCGGCGTGAAGCAGCACGTTGACGACGTGATAGCCGTGCGACCAGTGGCCCCAGACCTGGTTCTCCACCCAGAACGTGGTGAATACGAGGGGGTAGTATTGTGGTGTCGCGCCGATTTCAAACCAGATGCGCCACAGTCCGGCCGCGCTGTTGAGTGTTTCATTCTTCAGAATGTACGAGTCGTCGTCCCAAATGAACCCGCCGCCGATGGCGCGAGCATAGGCCATTACCACAAACGTTAGGATTGCCAGCCCCATCAAGAGGGCGGGGAATCGAAGCGGTGGAGCGCCGGCGGAACGGCGCGGCGTCAATTCGTTGCCGCCCGCTTTAGTCCGTCGCAGCCCGAGATTCATGCGTTTCTTGCCGGCCATGGCGAATAGTCTAGGGCAAGGCGGAGGAATGGTGCGGCGGGGGCAAAGGCCATCTTGGTTGCGTGGCGATTCGCAGTTTCCAGGGTCGCATTCACGGCCGCGTCTGGTATGATAGAGGATTCACGGGTGCGGACGCCGCCGCGCCGGAGGCCGGGCCTCTGAATCAGGCTCCGGGATCGTTCCATGAGCGTCACGAAACAATCGAGCGAGCCGAGCCGAGCGGCCGGCAGCGCGGAGAGCCGGCAGGTGGCCAACCTCCGGGCTGTGCTGGAGGTATCGCGCGAGCTGGCGGCGATGGAAGAGCTGACCACGCTCCTATCGAAGATCGAAAAGGCGGCACTGCGCGTTCTGGAGTGCGAGCGCGCGACGGTGTTTATTCTCGACCGCGAACGCAACGAGCTGTACAGCCGCCTTGCCACCGGCGTCGACGAGATTCGCTTCAGCGCCGAGCGCGGCATCGCCGGTGAAGTCGTCCGCACCGGCGAAATCGTCGACGTGCCCGATGCCTACGCCGATTCGCGATTCAATCCCGAAATCGACCGCAAGACCGGCTTCAAGACGCGCAACATGATCAGCTTCCCGTTGCGCGGCTTTGACCACTCGATCATCGGCGTGCTGCAATTGCTCAATCGCACCGGCGGCGGAGACGCATGGGATGGCGAACTGGTCAAGACTTTCGGCGCGCAGGTCGGCGTCGCCCTGCAGCGGCAGTTGCTCATTGAGCATTTCGCCGAGAAGCAGCGGCTGGAGCGCGACCTTGATATCGCCCGGACGATTCAGCAGGGCCTGCTGCCCAACAAACCGGCCGAGGTCGCCGGGTTTGACATCGCCGGATGGAACAAGCCTGCCGACCAAACCGGCGGCGATTGCTACGACTACCTGCGACTCTGCGACGACACGCTCGCGGTGACGATTGCTGACGCGACGGGACACGGGATCGGTCCCGCACTGATGATCGCCGAATGCCGCGCGCTGTTTCGCGCCACCATCGGCCTCGCACCGGACAACCTGACGGCTGCCGTAGAGCGCGTGAACAATTTGCTGTGCGAAGATCTGCCCGACGACCGCTTCGTGACGGCGTTCTTCGGCGTCGTTTCGGCGAAGCGAAGCGAGATGACCTACCTTAGCGCGGGTCACGGGCCGATCATTCGCTACACACGCGCCGATGACCGCATCGAAGAGTTCAAGGCCAACGGTGTCCCGCTGGGGATCATGGCCGATGTGCCGTTTCCCGAGCCGGATGTCTTCAAGATGGCGCCGGGCGACATGATGATCGTCGTGACGGACGGTTTCTTCGAGTGGGCCGATGCGGAGAAGAACCAATACGGTCTTGAGCGGATGTACAACCTCATTCGCGCGAATCGCGATCGCGGCAGCGCCGAGATCATTCGATTGTTGCATGAGTCTGTGTTGGAGTTTGCGCGAGGAACGCCGCAGAACGACGATCTCACCGCCGTCATTGTCAAGCGACTCTAAATGCCCATCGTGCTGCATCCGGTTCGCAAGCGCTTTCCACGACTTGCTCTGACGTTCGCTTTTATCTGGTGGGCGGGCTGCGCCGAGCCGGGGCCCCGGATGCTCGATACACCGCAGTTGGGCACATCTGTTTCAGCGACGACTCAACCCGCGTCACCCCGCGCCGTCGATTCAAATAAGGACGGTCGCCCCGATTACTGGCAGCACTTCGGCGCAGACGGCCGGATCGCGTCGC includes these proteins:
- the kanE_1 gene encoding Alpha-D-kanosaminyltransferase, with the protein product MSTAVQPICPQVLPRSQRVALASRCAVARRVVVLAVHHEDSIGPRLLGGAEKYLLNTIDALLEAGASVQVAFSGANIYLPLLSHWGPFRLRVENVNWIDAELHGDDVDDPATITARMDWLASTQAATVFVVQQASGAAFRASIIAARFLGLRVVQSIRQPPSPLAGAGLLGSLAPWRRRAMARVRTAAGACDAIIFNSQRVRDEYVHMYRLPARRCRVIHNGECVRPQPPVASNGRRLAVVGRLTHAKGADLALDAFKQIAGRYPDATLTYFGDGPLRADLAARASDAGLSTRVNLVGYESNRDRMYASMDVCVLASRRESMSNATLEAMAWGIACITTDVGGQSELVDAGTTGWVTPPDDVVALAVAMDEALADPRQAAERGEAARRQVAANFERNRQRRLTVACVLGLPDSIV
- the yrrB_3 gene encoding TPR repeat-containing protein YrrB, yielding MAGKKRMNLGLRRTKAGGNELTPRRSAGAPPLRFPALLMGLAILTFVVMAYARAIGGGFIWDDDSYILKNETLNSAAGLWRIWFEIGATPQYYPLVFTTFWVENQVWGHWSHGYHVVNVLLHAATTWMLWRILRELQVPGAVAAALVFALHPVHVESVAWITERKNVLSGFFYMLAAWCFMRYSPFDAGSESAARIPELRSDDARADRSSEGDRQVPVPNWTYYLFSLACFVFALLSKTVTATLPAALLLVYWWKTGRIVRRNVIAVLPMFALGAAAGRVTAWVETHHVGTKFIDLDFSAAQRVLIAGRAVWFYLGKLLCPHPLTFIYPRWQLDATSALQWMFPIAAVLLVGFLVFFVRRAGRGPLTAALFFGGTLFPALGFVSVFPMRYSFVADHFQYLASIGPIAFICAGLALLIRRSKSLPMAGVAATGLACLVLGLLTFRQCGAYHDLVTLWVDTLKKNPDATMARNNLGAEYQRQGKLDDAIACYSEALSHPDCYDRPDVLSNLAKAWTLKGDYPRAIDYYAQALALRPDFPKAQSNIGAILQRVGRSREAEPHLRASVESNPSNPFAWNNLGSVLLELGRAQEALDCQKKATELRPDLPDAHYNMGNALFRLRRPDEAVAAFGETLRLDPKYVDALVNRANVFLQGGQIERARQDLNEAIRMQPDHAIGHYHLASILAREGRRDEAQRHFAIAKRARPDLPAPAGLNGS
- the rsbU_4 gene encoding Phosphoserine phosphatase RsbU — protein: MSVTKQSSEPSRAAGSAESRQVANLRAVLEVSRELAAMEELTTLLSKIEKAALRVLECERATVFILDRERNELYSRLATGVDEIRFSAERGIAGEVVRTGEIVDVPDAYADSRFNPEIDRKTGFKTRNMISFPLRGFDHSIIGVLQLLNRTGGGDAWDGELVKTFGAQVGVALQRQLLIEHFAEKQRLERDLDIARTIQQGLLPNKPAEVAGFDIAGWNKPADQTGGDCYDYLRLCDDTLAVTIADATGHGIGPALMIAECRALFRATIGLAPDNLTAAVERVNNLLCEDLPDDRFVTAFFGVVSAKRSEMTYLSAGHGPIIRYTRADDRIEEFKANGVPLGIMADVPFPEPDVFKMAPGDMMIVVTDGFFEWADAEKNQYGLERMYNLIRANRDRGSAEIIRLLHESVLEFARGTPQNDDLTAVIVKRL